CGAGCACGGGTACGAGGCCGTCGAGACCGCGCTGCACGAGACGCCGGACTTCACCGCCGTTCTCGCGGGCACGGACGTGGTCGCCGCCGGCGCCATGCAGGCGTTGCGTGCTGCGGGGCTGCGGGTGCCGGAGGACGTGTCGATCGTGGGGTACGACGACATTCCGCTGGCCTCCCAGCTGACCCCTCAACTCACCACCGTGCATGTGCCGTACGAGGAGATGGGGCGGGTCGCGCTGCGGGCCGTCGCCGATCGGCGGGAGGGTGGTTCGGGGCGCCGCAAGGGCAGCGACGGCGATCATCTGGTGCTGGGCACCCATGTCGTCGTACGGAACTCGGTTCGGCCGCCCTCGCCTCGCACCTGACAGAGGTGACAGAAGAAGCATTCGTTTCGTAAGCGTTTTCTCAAGGTTTTTTCGTGGCAGGGTCAGGCCGTCCCAAGGGGCGGCCTGATGTCGTTCAGCGACCTAGCCTCACTGTCTGACCTGGTCGTTTGGCCGTCCCAGGCGCTCCGAGGTCACCTTGGGTCCGGCTAACGCAACAGACAGACCGGCGTAACAAATTTCCGCGCACCTCTTGCTATGGACAGACGCCTCGTCCTACCGTCCCAGCAACCGCTTACTACATCTTCCGCTTGGCCGACCCCCCGCAACCGCGAGCCGACGGATTTCCGGCCGCCGTTCCCGGCCCGCACCGAGCCGCCGTCCTCGTTCCGAGACGCCCTACTTTCCGAAGGAACACGGTCAGATGAACTTCACCAGCCCCCGGAGAAGGTTCGCCCACGTCGCTGTCGCGGGTGTCGCCCTGACAGGTCTGCTCGCCGCGTGTGGCGGGTCGGACTCCGGAGACGACGGGTCCTCAGGGGCGTCGGGTCCGGTCACCCTCCCCTTCTGGGGATGGGCCAACGGCCAGGACGCGGTCGTCAAGGCGTTCAACGCCTCGCACAAGGACATCAAGCTCAAGTACACGAAGGTCACCGACCAGCTGACCATGCAGAAGCAGCTGACGAACGCGGTGAAGGCCGGGAACGCGCCGTGCCTGGTGCAGAACACCGCCGAGTACGTGACCAGCTGGGTCTCGCAGGACGCGCTCGCGGACATCTCGCAGTACGTCGACTCCGAGAAGGGGAAGTTCAACGCCGGGGCCTGGGCCAGTGCGCAGGTGCAGGGCAAGTCGTACGGGGTGCCGACCAGCTCCGCGCCGAACTTCACGGTCTACCGGACCGACGTCTTCGACAAGTACGGGCTGAAGGCACCGACGACATGGGACGAGTTCATCGCCGCGGGCAAGGTGCTCAAGAAGCACGGCGTGAAGATCACCAACTATGCGGGGGAAGACCCCAGCACGCTTGAGGTGCTGGCCATGCAGGCCGGTGCGCACTGGTACGCCATCGACGGGAACTCCTGGAAGGTGGACTTCCAGGACGCGGGGACGCTGAAGGCCGCGAAGGTCATTCAGGAGATCATCGACAACGATCTGAACTCCAAGCTGTCGTTCGCGGACTACGCCGCCGTGCAGCGCAACTACGACAACGGCGGTACCGCCACTCGGCAGATCTCCACCTGGCAGCAGGCGGGCATGGTGCAGAACTTCACCAAGTCCTTCGGGAAGTGGGCGCTCGCGCCGTGGCCGACGTTCGCCGGTGAGGCCGCCAAGACGCCCGCCGGCACCAATCTGACCGGCAGCGTGACGCTGGTGACCAAGAGTTGCGAGAACCAGAAGCAGGCCGCCGAGGCCGCGCTGTGGATGTCCACCGATCCCGGTGCCGTGAAGACCATGGCCAGTCCTGAAACCGGTAACGGGGTGTTCCCGGCGCTCAAGGACAGTGACTCCTATGTCGCCGAGGCGACCTCCGAGAAACTGCTCGGGAAGAACTACGACGCCGCGCAGACCGTCGTGAAGGACAGCCTCTCCACCATCACCACCGACTGGACCTTCGGGCCGAACTGGACCGCCATGTTCACGGAGATGCAGGCCGGCTGGGCCAAGGTGGTCAGCAAGGAGCAGACGGTGACCGACCTCCTCGCCCACATGCAGGAGTGGACGGTCAAGGACCTGAAGTCCCGCGGTATCAGCGTCAAGGGCTGAGGCACCGATCCATGATTCGCTCACAGCGCTGGAAGGGTGCCGCGTTCACGGTGCCCTTCCAGCTCGGCTTCGTGTTTCTGTATCTGCTCCCCATCGGGTACGCCGTCTATCAGTCGCTCTATCACGAGCAGCAGTCGGGGCTGGGGCTCGGCGGCGCCACCGAGAAGTTCGTCGGTCTCGACAACTACAAGGAGGGGCTGACCGATTCGGCGTTCATGGGGTCCGTGCTGCGGGTGGTGCTCTTCGCCTGCGTGCAGATTCCCGTGATGCTGCTCATCAGCCTGGTGCTGGCACTGCTCCTGGACGCGGTCACCGCCAAGGTCGCCGGCCGGTTCCGGATTCTGCTGCTGGTGCCGTACATGATCCCGGGTGTGGTCGCCGCGCTCGTGTGGATCAACCTGTACAGCCCGGACGTCGGTCCGTTGACGCCGCTCGGTGACTTCTTCGGGTTCCACTGGAACTTCTTCTCGCCGTCCATGGTGTGGCCGTCCATCGGCAACCTGCTGACCTGGCACGGCATCGGCTACAACATGGTGATCATCTACTCCGCGCTGCAAGGCGTGCCGCGTGAGCTCTTCGAGGCGGCGCGGCTGGACGGCGCCTCGGAGTGGCGGATCGCGCGCAGTATCAAGGTGCCGTTCGTGCGGGGCGCGTTGGTGCTGACCGGCATGCTGTCGATCATCCAGATGCTACAGATCTTCAACGAGCCGGCGCTGTTCCGGAACATCACTCCGCAGACCGTCGACGACAGCTTCACCCCGATCATGATCATCTACAACCAGGCGTTCAACGCCGGCAATTACCACTACGCCGCGACCCTGTCGGTGCTGCTCGCACTGATCCTCGGTGTCGGCTCCTTCCTCTTCTACCGGCTCACTTCGAGGGAGGTCGACTGATGACCATGACCGAAGAGCGCGCTGCGACGACCGGCAAGGTGCGCCGGCTCAACCGGCCCGATCCCGCCGCTCGTTCACGGGGCGGGCAGCGGTTCCTGCTGGTCGGGCTGGCGCTCGCGAGCATGTACAGCCTGTTCCCGGTGTGGTGGCTGATCGTCGCCTCGACCAAGGACCGTACCGGGCTCTATCAGAGCAACGGGCTGTGGTTCTCGGATGGTTGGCATCTGTGGGACAACCTGCGTCAGCTGTTCACGTACAACGACGGCATCTTCCTGCGCTGGACCGCCAACTCCCTTCTGTACGCGGGGGTCGGCTCGCTGGGCGGGACGCTGCTGGCGCTGGCGACGGGGTACGGGCTGGCCCGGTTCCAGTTCCCGGGCCGGAATCTGGTGTTCGCGTGCGTGGTCGGGTCGTTCCTGATCCCGATCGCGCTGCTCACGCTGCCGCTGTATCTGCTGTTCTCGGAGATCGGGCTGGTCGACACGCCCTGGGCGATGCTCATCCCCTGTCTGATCAATCCGTTCAGCGTCTATCTGGCGAAGGTCTACACCGAGGCGACCATCCCGTACGAGCTGCTGGAGGCGGCCCGGATCGACGGCGCCGGCGAGCTGCGGATCTTCTTCAGCATCGTGCTGCGGATGATGACGACCGGCGGGGCGACCGTGTTCCTGCTGGCCTTCGTCAACACCTGGAACGCCTTCTTCCTGCCGCTGACCGTGCTGCGCGGCGAGGAGAACTGGACCCTGAACCTGGGCCTGTACAACTGGTCCGGCAAACGCCTGGAGTCCGGCGTCGACCTGACGAGTCTGGTGCTGACCGGCGCGCTGCTGTCCATCGTGCCGATGGCGATCATGATGGTCGCGATGCGCCGCTACTGGCGGTCCGGCGTGACCCTGGGGGCCCTGAAGTGACCGTGCTGCGCAACCCGGTCATCCGGGGGTTCGCCCCCGATCCCTCGCTGGTACGAGTCGGTGACTGGCACTACGTGGCGACCAGTTCCTTCGAGTGGTTCCCGACCTTGCCGATCCACCGTTCCCGCGATCTCGCGCACTGGGAGTACGCCGGGCACGTCCGGGGCGCGGTCCCGGGCGGCTCGCTCGCCGGGGTGCCCGACTCCGGTGGCGTCTGGGCGCCCTCGCTGAGCTGGGACGGCGAGCGGTTCTGGGTCGTGTACTCGGTGGTGCGTTCGGTCGGGACGCCGTACTTCGATCTGGACACCTATGTGAGTACGGCGCCGGCGGCGGACGGGCCCTGGACCGCTCCCCGCCGGGTCGCGAGCCATGGCTTCGACCCGGCGCTCTTCCATGGCGAGGACGGCCGGCTGTGGCTGCTGAACATGCAGAGCGACCATCGGCCGGGCGGGCGGCGGTTCGCCGGGATCGTGCTGACCGAGCTGGACCGCGAGACGCTGGTCCCGGTGGGTGAGACGCGGCTGCTGCTCCAGCACGAGCGGCTCGTGGAGGGGCCGAAGCTGCTGAAGCGCGGGGACTGGTACTACCTCGTCCTCGCGGAGGGCGGCACCGGTTTCGAGCACGGGGTGCTCGTCGCCCGCAGCCGCGCCCTGACCGGGCCGTACGAACTCGACGGCCGGCCCCTGCTGACGACGCGCGACGACCCGGCCGTGCCGCTACAGAAGGCCGGGCACGCCGAGCTGGTGGAGACGCCGGACGGCGAGTGGTTCCTCAGTCATCTGGCGGCGCGTCCGCTGCGCACGCCCGCCGGACCGCGCTGCCCGCTGGGGCGGGAGACGGCCGTCCAGGCGGTCGTATGGGACGAGGACGGATGGCCCAGGCTGCGGCACGGCGGGCATCATCCGGCGGTCGAGGTCGACGTACCGACAAAAGAACATGTCGTCCAAGGCGAGCCTGTCGAAGGGAGCTTGGGCTGGCCGTGGAGTGCTCTGCGCGAGGCCGTCGACCCGTCGTGGGCGGACGCCGAGGCCCGGCCGGGGTGGATCCGGCTGCGTGGGCGGCACGGTCCGGAGTCCCGTTGGGCGCACAGTCTGCTCGGCCGGCGGATCACCGAGCACCGCGCGGAGGCCGAGGTCACCGTCGAGGCCCGGCCGCGCAGCTTCACCGAGGCGGCGGGGCTGGTCCTCTGGTACAACACCGAGGCCTACCTGGCGCTGGACCTGACCTGGGCCGAGCCCGAGGGTGAGGGGCAGCGTGGGCAGCAGTGGCGAGGGGCGGGGCGTACGGTGCTCAGCCTCGTGGAGCGGGACGAGGACGGCATCCGGCAGGTGGCCCTGGCCGAGGTCGACGCCGACCGGCCCATCACGCTGGGGGTGAGCGTCGAGGACGGGGCCGCGCGCTTCTGGTACGTCACGGAGACGGAGCGGACACGGATCGGACCGCCGCTCGACTTCACCAAGCTCTCCGACGACCACGGATCGAGACTGCGCTTCACCGGCGCGATGGCCGGCATCCATGCGGTGGACCTGGTGCACGGGGCGTTCACGGCCGACTTCGGCGGGTTCCGGCTCAGCTGCCACGGACAGTAAGCGCGTTCGGTCTTTCGAAAGTCACGGATCACACAGGGATGCCGGCACTGGCCAACTCTGACCTCAGCCCGACCTCTTTCGGACTCCGCGGGGTCAACTTAGGGTAGGAAGCGCTTACTGTTTTCCGCGCTGGTCGAAACTTTCCAGGGCCCTCGGGCGGGCCGGAGAGGTGGTTCCCGATGGTCCGTACGGGAGGTACGAGCGTGGCGGCCGGGCCGACCCTCGCGGTCGTGGCCCGGGAGGCGGGGGTGTCCGTGCCCACCGCCTCCAAGGTCGTCAACGGTCGTGAGGACGTCGCGCCCGAGACACGGCGCCGGGTCACGGAGGCCCTGGACCGGCTGGGATACGTCCGCCGGCCCCGGTTCGACGCGGCGAAGCCGCCGGGCCTGGTCGACCTCGTCGTGCACTCGCTGGAGACCTCCTGGTCGGGTGCGGTGCTGCACGGGGTGGAGGAGGCGGCCCACGACGCGGGTCTTGAGGTGGTCGTCTCGGCGGGGCTCACCCGCAGCCGGGGCGACCGCCCGGAGCGGGGCTGGCTGGACAAGCTCATCGCCCGTGGCTCCTCGGGGGTGTTGTTCAACCTGGCGGAGCTGACACCGTCGCAGTACGCGTGGCTGGAGCAGCACCGCATCCCGTTCGTGATGATCGACCCGGTGCTCGAACCGCCGCCGGGCGTGGTGTCGGTGGGTGCGGCGAACTGGCAGGGCGGGGTGACCGCGACCGAGCATCTGCTGGCGCTCGGCCATGAGCGGATCGCGATCGTCGCCGGACACCGGCGCAGGATGTGCAGCACCGCCCGGATGGCCGGCTACCGCTCGGCACTCGCCACCGCCGGGGTCCGCCAGCGCCCCGAGTATGTGCGGTACGCCGGTTTCGACGAGGCCGAGGCCCGCCACCGCATGCTGGAGCTCCTCGACCTGCCGGAGCCGCCGACGGCCGTCTTCGTCTGCTCGGACCGGATGGCGCTCGGGGTCTACGAGGCGCTCGCCGCCCGGGGTCTGCGGGTGCCGGACGACATGAGCGTCGTCGGCTTCGACGACCTCCCCGAGTCCCGCTGGCTCGCCCCGGCCCTGACCACGATCCGCCAGCCCCTGTCGGAGATGTCGGCGACGGCCCTGCGGCTCCTGGTCCGCATGATGGACGGCAAACGCCCCGAGGGCACGCGCACGGAGCTGTCGACGCGCCTGGTGGAACGCACGAGCACGGGGCGCCCGCGCGACCAGGGGAACGCGGGGAGCGGCGGCTAGTCGAGCCCGGCCGCCCAGGTGATGCCGCCCAGCAGATGGGCGCGGAAGTCCGGGTCCTCGTAGGCCTCGGGGGCGTGGCCGAGGGCCGTGTAGAAGACCCGGCCCGCGCCCTGCTCGCGGCACCACACCAGCGGGTGGTCGGCGCCCATGCCGCCGCCGTCGTACGAGGACTCGTCGGCGGACGCCAACACCCGTACCGCGTCACGCGGGTTGGTGCGGAAGTCGTACCACTCGTCGGTGAACTCCCAGACGGCGGGCAGCTGCCGGGTGGCGGGGTGGGTACGGTCCTCGATCAGCACCTTGCCGGGCTGGTGGGCGGGGTGACGGTCGAACCGGGCGCCCAGCATCTCGCCGTAGTAGGGCCAGTCGTACTCGGTGCAGGCCGCCGCGTGGATGCCGACGAAGCCGCCGCCCGACTCCAGATAGGCGGCGAGGCGCGCGCGGCCGGGGGCGGTGAGGACCTCGCCGCTGGTGGAGAGGAAGACGACGGCGGCGTACCCGTCCAGGGGCGTTTCCAGGGCGGCGGGGTCCTCGGTCGCGTCCACCGCGAAGTCGCCGAGGGCGCGTACGGCGGCGATGCCGGCCGGGATGGAGTCGTGCCGGTAGTCGGTGGTGCGGGTGTAGAGGAGGAGCCGGGGAGCCATGTGATCAAGCCTAGGTGAGGGTGGGGCGGTGTCCCAGGGCGCCAGGAGCTGCGAAATTTTCGGGGTGACCGCACAGGTGTTCCCCTGCTCGCGCGGCGTTGCGTAGCCTCGGCGGGGATGAACACAATTCCTGCACGACTGGACCACCTGGTTCTGGCGACCCCCGATCTCATGGCGACGGTCGCCGACTTCACCCGGCGCACCGGGGTGGCCCCGGCGCCCGGCGGGGTGCATGTCGGGCTCGGTACCCGCAACTTCCTGGTGGCGCTCGGCGGTTCGGGCTATCTGGAGATCATCGGCCCCGATCCCGAGCAGCCGGCGCCCGAGGGGCCGCGCCCCTTCAGCGTGGACGCGCTGAGCGTGCCGCGCACGGTGACCTGGGCGATCAGCCCGCCCGACCTGGACGCGGCGGTGGCGACCGCCCGGACCCGGGGCTATGACCCCGGCGACATCCACCCCATGAGCCGCCGTACCCCTGACGGCACCCTGCTGGAGTGGCGGCTGACGGACGGCGACACCCAACACCCCTCCGGCCTGGTGCCGTTCCTCATCGACTGGGGCACCGCACGCCACCCGTCCGCCTCCGGCCTGCCCGCCACTCCCCTGCTCGCGCTCTCGGCGACGGCCCCCGACCCCGACGAGATCCGCCACCTGCTCGCGGCCCTCGACACCGAACTCCCGGTCACCGAGGGCCCGTTGGGGCTGACCTTCACGGTGGACACGCCACGGGGCCCGGTCACCTTCACCTGACCGGGGCCGGTCACCTTCACCTGACCGGGCCGCCCGGTCGGTCGGCCTCACACGACCGCACGCACCGCCATCAACAGCCCGCTCGCCCAGTCCAGCCGCACGGTACGGAACTCCTCGCGTGCCTCCAGATCGGCCAACAGCCGTACGACGGAGGCCGCGTGACCCTCGGGCCAGCCGGGCTGCGGGTCGAGGTCGTCGATCAGATAGGTGCCGCCGGGGGCGACGGGTCACCTTCACCCGACCGCGGCCGATCACCTTCACCTGACCGGGCCGCCCGGTCGGTCGGCCTCACACGACCGCACGCACCGCCATCAACAGCCCGCTCGCCCAGTCCAGCCGCACGGTACGGAACTCCTCGCGTGCCTCCAGATCGGCCAACAGCCGTACCACGGAGGCCGCGTGACCCTCGGGCCAGCCGGGCTGCGGGTCGAGGTCGTCGATCAGATAGGTGCCGCCGGGGGCGACGAGTTCCAGAGCCCGGTCCAGGTGGGTGAACTTGCCCGGCCAGGTGTCCGCGAAGACGAGGTCGAAGGGCGCGCCGTCGTAGCCCTCCAGCCATGTCCCGCCGTCGCCGCCGACGAAGGTGACACGCGGATCGTCCCCCAACTCGGCCTGGGCGACGGCCTGGTACCCGGCGTCGAGTTCGACGCTGACCAGCCGGGCGTCCGGGTCCATCCCGCTCAGCAGCCAGGCGGTGCCCTCCCCCACCCCGGTGCCGAGTTCGAGGATGCGGCCACCGGGGCGGCTCGCCGCGAGCACGGCGAGGAGGCTTCCCGTGCGCTCCTCGCAGGACATGGTGAAGCCCGCGTCACGGGCGCGGGCGCGGAGGGCGGCCAGGGCGGCGGGCAGGTGGCGGGGAGTGTCGTCCATCGGCCCATGATGGGAGGGGTACGGGGGCGCGGGCAACGAAGATTTGCGGCTCCCCCGAGCGGTGTCCGATTCCTTCAAGACCACGGGCGCAGGACCTGCCTACGGTGGCCGCATGACTCCACGATTCGACGCCATCGGCCTCGTAGTCTCCGACATGGCCGCCTCGGTCGCCTTCTACCGCAGGCTCGGTCTCACCTTCCCCGAGAACGCGGCGGACGAGCCGCATGTAGAGGCCCAACTCCCGGGCGGTCTGCGCCTGTTGCTGGACACCGAGGCGACCGTCCGCTCCTTCCACGCGGACTGGCGGCCACCGACCGGGGGCGGCAGCCGCACCGGCCTCGCCCTGCGCTGCGACAGCCCCGCCGAGGTGGACACGGTGTACGCGGAGATGGTCGACGCCGGTCACCATGGCGAGCTCAAGCCCTGGGACGCCTTCTGGGGCCAGCGGTACGCGACCCTGCACGACCCGGACGGCAACGGCGTCGACCTGTTCGCCCCGCTACCGACGGCCCAGTAGCTCACCGAGCGGCAGCCCCGCCAACTCCCTTACGTCCCGGGCGAGATGGGCCTGATCGGCGTACCCGGCACAGGCCGCCGTCTCTGCGTACGGCATCCCGCGCCGAGCGAGCCGCAGCGCCCGCTGGAGCCGCAGCACCCGGCCCAGCGTCTTGGGCCCGTACCCGAACGCACCGAGGCACCGCCGGTGCAGTTGGCGGGCGCCGAGCTCCAGCCGGTCGGCGGTGGCGGCGACGGTGCGCCCCGCGTCGAGGGCGTCCACGACCTCCCCGAGCAAGGGATCGGGGGCGCCGGCATCGGCCGCGAGACCGAGCGCCACCTCTTCGAGCCCGCGCGCAGGATCGGCGGCGGCGTTCACGCGTGCGGTGAGCCGGCGGACCCGGCCGGCGGACCAGAGATCGGCAAGTTCGACCCGCCGGTCAAGCACTTCGCGGGCGGGGACCCCGAGGAACGTGGGCGCGGTGCCGGGAAAGAACCGAATACCGGCCCAACCACTCCGCTCACCCCCGGTGACGAACGCGCGCGTATCGGGCCCGGCAACAAGCAACCGCCCGTCGTGCCAGAGCAGATCCATGCACCCGTCGGGAAGGACACGGCCGGGCTGGAACAGGGGCGGGGTGCTGGTCCACACAACGGACCCGGGAAGCCGCCCAGCTCTCTCCGCGTACATACGAACAAGGCTACGGGTCACCCCCTAGGGGCGCGGGGCTGTGTCGATCCGCGGCTCCGCCGCGTGGGCGCGACCAGCCCCCACACACCCGCACCCGCACCCGCACCCGCACCCGCACCCGCCAGCGACCCCTACACCCCCCCTCCCCCGATGCTCCTGAGGACTCACCCCGTACACCCTCTTGAACGCACTCGACAGGGCGAACGCACTCCCGTACCCCACCTCCCGGGCGATCGCCTCCAACGTCGCGTCCCCCTCCCGCAGCCGGTCCGCCGCGAGCGCCAGCCGCCACCCCGTCAGATATGTCATCGGCGGCTCCCCCACCAGCTCGGTGAACCGTCGCCCCAGCGCCGCCCGGGAAACCCCCGCCTTCGCCGCGAGCGACGCCACCGTCCACGGATGTGCGGGATCGTCCTGGACGAGCCGCAGCACCCGGCCCACCACCGGGTCGGCGAGCGCCCGGTACCAGCCGGGTGCCTCCCCCTCGGGGCGGGCGAACCAGGCGCGCAGGGCGGCGATGACGAGCAGGTCGAGGAGGCGGTCGAGGACCACTTCCTGTCCGGGTTCGTCGCGGACGATCTCCTCCATGAGGAGCGGCGTGAGCGGGCAGTCCCACACCTCGGGGGTGAGCGTCAGCAGTGGCGGCAGCGCGTCCAGCAGGCGCCCGCTGACCTCGCCCTGCCACAGATATGTGCCGATCAGCATCACGGCCGACCCGTCGACCCGGTCGCCCCACGTCCGTACGCCGAGGTCCATGACGCCGTTGAGGGAGCGCCCGTCGGGGTAGCGGCACTCCCCGCCCGGCAGTATCAGTGCCTGCGGCTCGGTGCCAGGGTCGTCGGCGCAGGTGTAGGGGTCGGGGCCGCGGGCGATGGCGAGGTCGCCGGCGCGCAGTCGTACGCTCCCCCAGCCTTCGGCCGGGACTCCCATCTCGCTTCGCTCGCCCGCGTCCGGCATGATCCATGCCTCGCCGCGGACCATGAGCATGACGGTGAGCGGGGCGCGGTCCTCGACGCGCACGCTCCAGGGCGGATCGAAGCACGCCCGGATCATGAAGGCGCCCCGCGCGCGGGGCCCTTCGAGAAGGCCTGCGAGAGCGTCCATGGCGTCAGCGTAGACGCCCGCGCATGGGAATGAGCCGTTCAGCGATGGGGTCTTGGGGTGCGTGGGCGTTGACTCGGGGGCATGACGGAGAACACGCAGCGGAACATGACGGTGGTGGTGACCGGCGCCTCGGGTCGTACGGGCAGCCGGGTGGCGGAGTCGGTGCGGGCGGCCGGGTTCGAGGTGCGGGCCGCGTCCCGGGCGCGGGGCTTCGACTGGGAGGACCCGACGACCTGGGCGGAAACCCTGCGGGACGCGGACGCCGCGTACCTCGTGTACCCCTCCGACGTGGGCGCCCCGGCGGCGACCGAGGGGGTGGGGGCGCTCGCCCGGGAGGCCGTGGGGCTCGGGGTGCGGCGGCTGGTGCTGCTGTCCGCGCGGGGTGAGGAGCAGGCGCGGGCGACCGAGGAGGCGCTCAAGACGTCGGGGGCGGACTGGACCCTCGTACAGGCGTCGTGGTTCTCGCAGAACTTCAGCGAGGGTCCGCTGGTGGAGGAGGTGCGGCACGGCGGGCTGACGTTCCCGGCGGGTGAGGTGCGGGAGCCGTTCATCGATGTGCGGGACATCGCGGACGTGGTGGCGGCGGTGCTGTCGTCCGGGGAGCGGTACACGGGGCGGACCGTGGAGGTGACCGGGCCGCGGTTGCTGTCGTTCCGGGAGGCGGTCGGGGAGATCTCCGAGGCGACCGGGAAGAAGCTGACGTACACGCCGGTTCCCCCGCGCGCCTACGGGGAGGCGCTCACCAGGTTCGGGGTGCCCGCGGAGGAGGCGGAGTTCCTGGTGGAGGTGTTCGAGGGGCTGCTCGACGGGCGGAACGCGCGGGTGACGGACGGCGTACGTCAGGTGCTGGGACGGGAGCCCCGGGACTTCGCGGAGTTCGTCCGCGAGTCCACGGCGGCCTGGACGTAGCGGCTAGGAGCCGTCGTTCGACTTGTGCGGGGGATGCGGGCTCTTCACATGGGTGCGCAGTCTCGACGTCACGTCCTCCGGCGGGAGGAAGCGCGACCAGCGCTCCGGGAACTCGGACGGCATGTCCGGGTCGTCCGGGTCGTCGGGGTCGTCGGGGGCGATCTCCCGGTGGGCGGCGGCGCGGGCGACGTACTCGGCGACCTGCGCCTCCCGGATCCGCTCGTTCGCGGCGCGGGCCGCGGCCGTGGCGGCGGCCGGCCAGACGCGGTCGATGGCGGCGTTGACGGCGGCGCCGACGAGGACGGCGAAGGCGGAGACGCCGATCCAGAGCATGACCGCGACGGCGGCGGCGAGCGAGCCGTAGATCGAGGCGCCCTCGATGGTGTTGGTGAGGTAGATGCGCAGCAGGAAGCTGCCCAGCACCCACATGGCGAGGGCGACGAGGGAGCCGGGGACGTCCTCGATCCAGGGGGACCGGACGGGGACCGAGACGTGGTAGAGCGTGGTCAGGAAGGCGATGGACAGCACGATCACCACGGGCCAGTACAGGACCTGGACGACCGTCTCCGACCACGGCACGATCCGGACGACGGCGTCGGGGCCCGCGACCATCAGGGGCAGTGCGATCGAGCCGATGACCAGGGCGGCGAGGAAGAGCAGGAACGCCACCACGCGGGTCTTGACGATGCCGCGGACGCCGTCGAGGCCGTACATGACGGTGATGGTGTCGATGAAGACGTTCACCGCGCGGGAGCCGGACCACAGGGCGAAGAGGAAGCCTATGGAGATGACGTCGGGGCGGCCGCCCTTCATGACGTCGTCGAGGATCGGCTGGGCGATCTGCCGGACGCCCTTGTCGGACAGGATGGTGCGGGAGGCCTCCAGGAGGTTGGCCTCCAGGCTGCTGATGGAGTCGGTGCCGGTCCAGTCGTCGACGTAGCCGAGCAGGCCGATCATGCTGAGCAGCAGCGGCGGCACGGACAGGAGGGTGAAGAAGGCGGCCTCGGCGGCGAGGCCGAGGATGCGGTACTCCATGCAGGAATTGACGGTGTCCTTGAGCAGCAGCCAGGCGGTCCTGCGCTTGGAGACGTTCCGGTAGAGGGCACGCGCCCGGTGGAGACGGCCGGAGGGGGGCCGCTGGGGGGATTCACTTGCTGGCTGCACGACCTAAAGGTATCCGCCGTACGAGGCGGCACTCATCCCCCACGGGGCCGCGCCCGGGACGATTCGGGCCATTTTGCTGTCATGTCCGCGATGGCCGATTGATTCGGTCACACATGTGAACAGCCTGTTCGGGAATTCGGCGGCGCCCGGAAATCGCCAATGCCCGAAATTGCCTTGAATGAGTCATGAATCCCCGGAATCGTTCGGGATCGCATACGTTGCCTGGGCCAGCCTCCCCCCCCTGCCCACCCGAAGTGGAGAGGTGAGGCCATGAGCACGATCCCCAGCGGGACCCGCGACCCCGGGCCCGGCACCGCGGAGTACGAGGTGCCGGCCGCCCCGGTCCGGCACAGCCGGCGGTCCGAGGCCCAACTCCGACACCGGCCGGCCGAGTTGGCGGGCCCGTACCGGGAGCTGCCCGACCGGCGGGTGCACGAGCTGTTCGAGGAGCGGGCGGCCCGGCACCCGGATGCCGTGGCCGTGGTCTCGGCGGACGGGCAGCGGACGTACGGCGAGATCAACTCCCGGGCCAACCGCATCGGGCGGGCGCTGCTGGCCCACGGGCTGCGGCCCGAGGGGGTGGTCGCCGTGCTCCTG
This DNA window, taken from Streptomyces sp. NBC_00663, encodes the following:
- a CDS encoding O-methyltransferase — encoded protein: MDDTPRHLPAALAALRARARDAGFTMSCEERTGSLLAVLAASRPGGRILELGTGVGEGTAWLLSGMDPDARLVSVELDAGYQAVAQAELGDDPRVTFVGGDGGTWLEGYDGAPFDLVFADTWPGKFTHLDRALELVAPGGTYLIDDLDPQPGWPEGHAASVVRLLADLEAREEFRTVRLDWASGLLMAVRAVV
- a CDS encoding helix-turn-helix domain-containing protein, which encodes MYAERAGRLPGSVVWTSTPPLFQPGRVLPDGCMDLLWHDGRLLVAGPDTRAFVTGGERSGWAGIRFFPGTAPTFLGVPAREVLDRRVELADLWSAGRVRRLTARVNAAADPARGLEEVALGLAADAGAPDPLLGEVVDALDAGRTVAATADRLELGARQLHRRCLGAFGYGPKTLGRVLRLQRALRLARRGMPYAETAACAGYADQAHLARDVRELAGLPLGELLGRR
- a CDS encoding ThuA domain-containing protein; this translates as MAPRLLLYTRTTDYRHDSIPAGIAAVRALGDFAVDATEDPAALETPLDGYAAVVFLSTSGEVLTAPGRARLAAYLESGGGFVGIHAAACTEYDWPYYGEMLGARFDRHPAHQPGKVLIEDRTHPATRQLPAVWEFTDEWYDFRTNPRDAVRVLASADESSYDGGGMGADHPLVWCREQGAGRVFYTALGHAPEAYEDPDFRAHLLGGITWAAGLD
- a CDS encoding VOC family protein produces the protein MNTIPARLDHLVLATPDLMATVADFTRRTGVAPAPGGVHVGLGTRNFLVALGGSGYLEIIGPDPEQPAPEGPRPFSVDALSVPRTVTWAISPPDLDAAVATARTRGYDPGDIHPMSRRTPDGTLLEWRLTDGDTQHPSGLVPFLIDWGTARHPSASGLPATPLLALSATAPDPDEIRHLLAALDTELPVTEGPLGLTFTVDTPRGPVTFT
- a CDS encoding YihY/virulence factor BrkB family protein, which translates into the protein MQPASESPQRPPSGRLHRARALYRNVSKRRTAWLLLKDTVNSCMEYRILGLAAEAAFFTLLSVPPLLLSMIGLLGYVDDWTGTDSISSLEANLLEASRTILSDKGVRQIAQPILDDVMKGGRPDVISIGFLFALWSGSRAVNVFIDTITVMYGLDGVRGIVKTRVVAFLLFLAALVIGSIALPLMVAGPDAVVRIVPWSETVVQVLYWPVVIVLSIAFLTTLYHVSVPVRSPWIEDVPGSLVALAMWVLGSFLLRIYLTNTIEGASIYGSLAAAVAVMLWIGVSAFAVLVGAAVNAAIDRVWPAAATAAARAANERIREAQVAEYVARAAAHREIAPDDPDDPDDPDMPSEFPERWSRFLPPEDVTSRLRTHVKSPHPPHKSNDGS
- a CDS encoding NmrA family NAD(P)-binding protein yields the protein MTENTQRNMTVVVTGASGRTGSRVAESVRAAGFEVRAASRARGFDWEDPTTWAETLRDADAAYLVYPSDVGAPAATEGVGALAREAVGLGVRRLVLLSARGEEQARATEEALKTSGADWTLVQASWFSQNFSEGPLVEEVRHGGLTFPAGEVREPFIDVRDIADVVAAVLSSGERYTGRTVEVTGPRLLSFREAVGEISEATGKKLTYTPVPPRAYGEALTRFGVPAEEAEFLVEVFEGLLDGRNARVTDGVRQVLGREPRDFAEFVRESTAAWT
- a CDS encoding VOC family protein, which translates into the protein MTPRFDAIGLVVSDMAASVAFYRRLGLTFPENAADEPHVEAQLPGGLRLLLDTEATVRSFHADWRPPTGGGSRTGLALRCDSPAEVDTVYAEMVDAGHHGELKPWDAFWGQRYATLHDPDGNGVDLFAPLPTAQ